The genomic window ATACGCCCGTTTTTCCGAATATGCATGAGGCAAGCGCGCTGTTAGTAGGAGCGACATTAACCGCTGTCGATTACGTCATGTCAGGAAAAGCAGCGCACGCCTTAAGTTTAGGAGGAGGGCTTCATCATGGTTTCCGCGGCAAAGCATCTGGTTTTTGCATTTATAACGACAGCGCGGTAGCGATTAAATATATGCAGGAGCGGTACGGATTACGCGTGCTATACGTTGATACGGACGCGCATCATGGGGATGGAGTGCAGTGGGCGTTTTATGACGACCCAAACGTTTGCACGTTTTCAATTCACGAAACAGGACGGTATTTGTTTCCAGGGACAGGAAATATTACGGAGCGAGGACAAGGGAAAGGCTACGGCTTTTCGTTCAATATCCCGGTCGATGCGTTTACGGAAGATGAGTCATGGCTTGATGCGTATACGCAAGCGTTTCGCGAAATTGCCGCCTTTTTTAAACCCGACATTATTTTAACGCAAAATGGCGCTGATGCGCACTATTATGACCCGCTTACCCATTTGTCGGTGACGATGAAAACGTATCGGCAAATTCCGAAAATTGCGCATGAAATTGCACACCAATATTGCGAAGGACGCTGGGTAGCTGTCGGCGGTGGGGGATATGACATTTGGCGGGTCGTTCCGCGTGCTTGGGCGCTCATCTGGCTTGAAATGACGGAACAATCAAACATTTCAGGCAACCTTCCGAAAGCATGGCTTGATAAATGGCAGCCGCACGCCCCAGTGCCGCTTCCGCAGGAATGGGACGACCCCGACATGTTATACCCGCCCATTCCGCGCAAGGCGGAAATTACCGAAAAAAATGCCCAAACGGTCGAAAAAGCGCTCTATCCGATTCGCAACCAGCGCTCAAACATGAAACAAAGCCTGTGAAACGTTCACAGGCTTTGTTTACAACCAAGCGCTTCTCGTCGGAAGAACGCTTTGCTTCGAAAGCTAAACAGACGCGTCCGCTTTTCTTTTTTACTTTGTGGATTGGCGGTATTCGATGCGGTGTGGTAA from Anoxybacillus amylolyticus includes these protein-coding regions:
- a CDS encoding acetoin utilization protein AcuC; the protein is MKTSCVFVYSDDFQLYKFHDAHPFNQLRVKLTYELLREMQALTDEQIVSPRMATDEELELIHDRAYIDAVKAAGQGRLSEETAMNYGLGTEDTPVFPNMHEASALLVGATLTAVDYVMSGKAAHALSLGGGLHHGFRGKASGFCIYNDSAVAIKYMQERYGLRVLYVDTDAHHGDGVQWAFYDDPNVCTFSIHETGRYLFPGTGNITERGQGKGYGFSFNIPVDAFTEDESWLDAYTQAFREIAAFFKPDIILTQNGADAHYYDPLTHLSVTMKTYRQIPKIAHEIAHQYCEGRWVAVGGGGYDIWRVVPRAWALIWLEMTEQSNISGNLPKAWLDKWQPHAPVPLPQEWDDPDMLYPPIPRKAEITEKNAQTVEKALYPIRNQRSNMKQSL